TTCTCGCTCGTGCGGCGCTATGGCAAATGGCTCGTCATCCCCGCGATGGTGGGCGGCGCGGCGTTCCTGGCGGATTCGGTGCTTACCCCTGCCGTCTCGATCTCGTCCGCAGTCGAGGGCCTTAAGTCCATCCCCGTGCTGCAACCCGTCTTCCAGCAGAATGACAACCTTTCGCTGATGATCACCCTGCTCATCATCGTCATCCTTTTCGCGGTGCAATCGCGCGGCACCGAGCGCATCGGCAAGGTCTTCGGCTCGGTGGTGCTCGTCTGGTTCGCGTTCCTCGCACTGGTCGGCATCGTCAACCTGGGCGGCGACTGGAGCGTGTTCGCCGCCCTCAACCCGGCCTACGGCGTGCGCTTCCTCTTCAGCTCCCGCAACGCCGCCGGCCTCGCGCTGATGGGCACGGTCTTCCTCTCCACCACGGGCGCCGAGGCGTTGTACTCCGACATGGGCCACGTGGGTCGCGGCAACATCTACTTCACCTGGCCCTTCATCAACATCGCGCTCGTGCTCAACTATTTCGGGCAGGGCGCGTGGATGCTGCGCAACCGGGGCGACAAGTCGCTCGACGCGATGGGCGGGCTCAACCCGTTCTTCCAGATGATGAGTCCGAACGTGCGCTACGTGGGCGTGCTGCTTTCCGTGGCCGCCGGTGTGATCGCCGCGCAGGCCCTGATTACGGGCGCGTTCACGATGGTCTCCGAGGCCACCGGCCTCAACTGGATGCCGCATCTCCAGGTGCGCTACCCGGCCCGCACACGTGGCCAGCTCTACATCCCCGCCGTCAACGTCGTGCTGTGTATAGCGACGCTTTCGGTGCTGGGGCTGTTCAAGGATTCGGAGCACATCTCGGCGGCCTACGGCCTGGCGCTCACCATCACGATGCTCGCCACGACGATCCTGCTCACCGTCCACCTCTGGCACCGCCGCCATCACGTCATCTCGGTGTGCTTCTTCGCGCTCTTCGTCACCACCGACTCGCTCTTCTTCATCTCCTCGATGGCGAAGTTCCTGCACGGCGGCTGGTTCACCATGCTGCTCACCATGCTGATTCTCTTCATCATGGTCACTTGGAACGACGGCACCAAGATCGAGCGCTCGCAGCGCCGGCACATGCTGCCGCGTGATTTCAAGCCCGCGATCGCCCGCCTGCACGAGGACGTCACCATTCCCTATTTCGCCGACAACATCGTCTACCTGACCTCGGATTCCGAGATTCGGCGCCTCGACACGGACATCTTCTTCTCGATCTTCGCGGATCATCCGAAGCGTGCCCGCGCCTGGTGGGCCGTGTCCGTGCAGACCACGGACGACCCGTTCACGCGCGAATACTCGGTGGAGAACTTCGGCACGGATTATATCTTCCGTGTGCGGATTCGGCTTGGTTTCAAGGTCTCGCAGTCCATTCCCGCCTATATCCACCAGGTGATGCACGATCTTTCGGAGTCGGGGGAGCTGCCCCGGCAGACGTCCGTCTATCCGAAGGTCGACGCCGATCCCGACATCGGCACCGTGCGCTACGTGCTCATCCACAAGGCGCTCATGCCCGAGTCGAAGATCACGGGGCGCGAGGCGTTGAGCCTCAAGGCCAAGTACGCCATCCGTCATCTCGCGGGGTCGCCGGTCAAGTGGTTCGGCCTGGCGCCGTATAACCCGGTGACCGAGGTGCAGCCGTTGTTCGTCTCCACCCGTCGTCCGCCGCGCCTGCAGCGCAAGGCGTTGCGCAAGACTCGGCGTGGCAAGGATGAGGGGCAGAGCAGCAAGCTCGGTTCCGCTAAATCCGAGGCTGGTAATCCTCAATCGGAAGCTGATGATACTAAAACCGAATCAAGGGTCACCAAAACGAAATCAAAAGATACGAAATCAGTATCACATGGTCTTAAATCAACATTAAGTACTACTACATCAAAAGCAAGTGAGACTAAAACAGCTTCAGATGGTATTACTTCAAGGATAGATGGCACCAAACCAAAGTCTCGTAATACAAAATCTGATACGAGTAGTACCAAACCAAAGTCAAATGAGACGAAATCGGAATCTCATAGGACTACTCTGACGTCAGATGCCATGACAACACGGTCAAGGAGCATCAAAGCCAAGTCAGGTGAGACGAAAACAGGGTCTCATAGGACTATGTCGAAAACAGGTGAGACCAAACCGAAATCAAGTGGCACTACTGCAAAATCTCGTGAGACGAAAACGAAATCAGATGGCACGAATTCGAGATGAGGTGATACTGACCAAAAGTCAGATACCACCAACCGGCCCTCCGCGGACTCGCGACAGACTTGGTTTCACGCGTTACAACTAACGTCTATGACCTTGTTTACGTAGGATTCACGCGGGGTTAAACGCGAGTCGCTATAGTGAGGGCTTATGTGCAGACTTCTTGGGTATAGCGTCAATGCGGCGCAGTTGAGTTTACGGGATTTGCTGGGGGCGCGTGACACCGCGGATTTCCGCCGTTTGAGCGAGATCCATCGCGACGGCTGGGGCGTGTCGATGGATTGCGGGCCCGGCGTGCGCGAGCATGACTGGGATGTGGACGACGTGCGCGCCTACCACACCACGATGGCAGCCTACGAGGACCCGCAGTTCGAGTCGCTGGCGGACGTGCCGGCGCTCGGGGCGCTGTGGCATTTGCGGTGGGGGAGCCCCGGCGTTCCGGGCGTCCTCGAGAACCAGCAGCCCTTCATACTCGACGGGCTGAGCTTTATCCACAACGGCCACATCGCCTCCGACGACGGCGTCAACGTGCTCGACAATCCGGATTTCGACGTGGACCGCGAGATTCTGGGGTCGATCAGCCTGCACAGTGATTCCGCGATCTTCTTCGCCGTCATCGTGCGGTTCGTGCGTGACGGGTTCAAGCTGCCCGAGGCCATGAGGCGGGCCGTCGCCAAGCTGCGTGAGACCTACCCGCGCTCCAGCTTCAACTGCATCGTGCAGGACGCCGAGAGTATGGTGGCGGTGCGCGCCGTGGGCCACGAGAAGACGCACGACGAGATCATCGATTTTTACAACGATTACGGCTGGACGGGGCAGGCCGAGGATTACGGCGTGATTCGCTATCGGGGGATTGACAGGGATGCGGACGGTTCCGTTGACGATTCCGCTTCAGCCGGCGCTCCCGCGAAGGCTGGTGCCACGAAGGGTGTTGTGGTGGCGAGCTCGGGGTTCCGTCAGCGCACCGACGAGGGCTGGCGCGACCTGCCCAACAACCACATGTTGGTTGCCTCCCGTGCCACCGGCGAGTACGAGATCGAGGCGCTCTGAGATCGTCTGAGACTTTCTATGGTTTTTGATAGCCTACGAAGTCCCTTGAGATTTCTTGGATTCTGGACATTTCCACGAAGCCCTTTGGAGGTTTCTGAACCGTTGCCCAGAGCGGAAGATTCGAGGTGCGCGGAACATTGCCCGCGATGATTCCCTACAATGGGACTCATGACTGGATTTGTTCCCACACTCGCGCAAGCCGACGAAATGCACCGGAAGATTGCGCCGTCCCAGGCGGCCT
This Bifidobacterium sp. ESL0790 DNA region includes the following protein-coding sequences:
- a CDS encoding class II glutamine amidotransferase; protein product: MSLRDLLGARDTADFRRLSEIHRDGWGVSMDCGPGVREHDWDVDDVRAYHTTMAAYEDPQFESLADVPALGALWHLRWGSPGVPGVLENQQPFILDGLSFIHNGHIASDDGVNVLDNPDFDVDREILGSISLHSDSAIFFAVIVRFVRDGFKLPEAMRRAVAKLRETYPRSSFNCIVQDAESMVAVRAVGHEKTHDEIIDFYNDYGWTGQAEDYGVIRYRGIDRDADGSVDDSASAGAPAKAGATKGVVVASSGFRQRTDEGWRDLPNNHMLVASRATGEYEIEAL